From a single Arachis hypogaea cultivar Tifrunner chromosome 3, arahy.Tifrunner.gnm2.J5K5, whole genome shotgun sequence genomic region:
- the LOC112790644 gene encoding uncharacterized protein isoform X2, producing the protein MLHRSFHRQPPAVLSALVFCHPQRLGVLSFSTSSCSIAVRQQSCNIQPLRHHQSLFASDAASSNPLRFMVKMNGHLDSRSKTMTQWEQ; encoded by the exons ATGCTCCATCGCAGTTTCCATCGCCAGCCTCCAGCCGTTCTCAGTGCCCTGGTGTTTTGTCATCCTCAGCGCCTTGGTGTTTTGTCGTTCTCAACGTCGTCGTGCTCCATCGCAGTTCGTCAGCAGTCTTGCAACATCCAGCCTCTCCGCCACCATCAAAGCCTCTTTGCCTCTGACGCTGCATCTTCCAATCCGttaag ATTTATGGTGAAGATGAATGGTCATTTGGATTCTAGGAGTAAG ACAATGACTCAATGGGAACAATGA
- the LOC112790644 gene encoding uncharacterized protein isoform X1, with the protein MLHRSFHRQPPAVLSALVFCHPQRLGVLSFSTSSCSIAVRQQSCNIQPLRHHQSLFASDAASSNPLRFMVKMNGHLDSRSKDEFLDPAVKETLNVLQSCEIAVR; encoded by the exons ATGCTCCATCGCAGTTTCCATCGCCAGCCTCCAGCCGTTCTCAGTGCCCTGGTGTTTTGTCATCCTCAGCGCCTTGGTGTTTTGTCGTTCTCAACGTCGTCGTGCTCCATCGCAGTTCGTCAGCAGTCTTGCAACATCCAGCCTCTCCGCCACCATCAAAGCCTCTTTGCCTCTGACGCTGCATCTTCCAATCCGttaag ATTTATGGTGAAGATGAATGGTCATTTGGATTCTAGGAGTAAG GATGAGTTTTTGGATCCGGCAGTGAAAGAAACCCTCAATGTTCTTCAATCATGTGAAATCGCAGTTCGGTGA